In the Paenibacillus pabuli genome, one interval contains:
- a CDS encoding MATE family efflux transporter, with the protein MDAENLHYFEKAPITKAVAHFAIPMMLGTSMNVIYSILNAYFLGTLGNTAMLTALALTLPLFAVIMALGSLIGMGSGTFISRLLGEQKYDDVKHVSSFAFYSSLVLGLIVMAIGLPLIDPIVHGLGATPESFGFTKEYVTVMLIGSPFVILFFTLENLVRSEGAAITSMVGMILSVIVNIILDAIVIYVFHWGVIGVASATVISNQVASAFYAFHMGNKSRFLTISAKWFKVSKDILGNVFKIGVPVFIMSIFLGAMSLVLNHFLADYGDQAVAGYGISSRLLQFPEFILMGLCEGVVPLLAFTFTANKLRMKQTIGFTIKTIVVLAVGFGVIVYFISDHLIGLFTSDPYLIEMGSYILHVTFLSLFISGMTTLFTGIFQATAQGTAAFIMSIIQGVTLIPVLFIANHLNGFHGVVWSLVIADAVAFLVGAAMMYILRNKLQPDLEHLVQ; encoded by the coding sequence ATGGATGCAGAAAACCTCCATTATTTTGAGAAAGCACCAATCACCAAAGCCGTAGCTCACTTCGCTATCCCCATGATGCTCGGCACGTCAATGAATGTCATATACTCCATATTGAATGCCTACTTCCTTGGTACACTTGGCAATACAGCCATGTTAACCGCCCTTGCGTTAACCTTGCCTTTATTTGCCGTCATTATGGCATTAGGCAGCTTGATTGGCATGGGTAGCGGTACCTTTATCTCACGTTTGTTAGGCGAACAGAAATATGATGACGTCAAACATGTGTCTTCCTTCGCGTTTTACAGCAGTTTGGTTCTCGGCTTGATCGTGATGGCCATCGGTCTTCCGTTGATCGACCCCATCGTTCATGGCCTCGGGGCAACGCCGGAATCGTTTGGATTTACAAAAGAGTATGTCACCGTAATGCTGATAGGCTCCCCATTCGTGATCTTATTTTTCACATTGGAGAATCTCGTACGCTCAGAAGGGGCGGCCATCACATCCATGGTTGGTATGATTCTAAGTGTGATCGTAAATATCATACTTGATGCTATAGTCATTTACGTCTTTCATTGGGGTGTCATTGGTGTTGCATCTGCTACCGTTATCTCCAACCAGGTTGCGAGTGCATTCTACGCCTTCCATATGGGAAATAAAAGTCGTTTCCTCACGATCTCCGCAAAATGGTTCAAGGTTAGCAAAGACATTCTAGGCAATGTATTCAAAATCGGTGTTCCCGTCTTTATCATGAGCATCTTCTTGGGTGCCATGTCACTCGTCTTAAACCATTTTCTTGCCGACTATGGAGATCAGGCTGTCGCGGGATATGGGATATCATCACGTTTGTTACAATTTCCGGAGTTCATTCTGATGGGATTATGCGAGGGAGTGGTGCCGCTGCTCGCTTTCACGTTTACGGCGAATAAGCTGCGTATGAAACAAACCATTGGATTTACAATCAAGACCATTGTTGTGTTAGCTGTTGGTTTCGGGGTCATTGTTTATTTCATCTCCGATCATTTAATCGGGTTATTCACGAGTGATCCGTACCTCATTGAAATGGGAAGTTATATTCTTCATGTGACATTCTTATCCCTGTTCATCTCAGGAATGACGACGCTGTTCACCGGTATTTTCCAAGCAACGGCACAAGGAACCGCCGCATTTATTATGTCCATTATTCAAGGCGTTACATTGATTCCTGTGCTCTTTATCGCCAACCATCTGAACGGTTTCCACGGCGTGGTCTGGTCGCTCGTTATTGCTGATGCTGTCGCCTTCCTTGTGGGTGCTGCCATGATGTATATTCTGCGCAACAAACTGCAGCCGGATTTGGAACACCTTGTACAGTAA
- a CDS encoding TetR/AcrR family transcriptional regulator, whose protein sequence is MKKQQPQISEDKILEASWALLGEEGIEKFSMRRLANRLGIQAPSIYWYFKSKQNLYQRLANQISKIILEEFNSEGDWKEQLEGLAKTVRSVLRRYPCSTQLMMMTLPHEPDMIRFTNRLLLCVESTPLEQEQKLQAVITLTNYVFYFVLDDYQHQRNITVMLEEEGAVPSGQMNELLDSMSEMEAGLFRGMYKSGLFEVMGTDQAFDFGLKLILLGIEQVIKDHEN, encoded by the coding sequence GTGAAAAAACAACAGCCTCAAATTTCGGAAGACAAAATATTGGAAGCTTCGTGGGCTCTTCTTGGTGAAGAGGGCATTGAGAAGTTCAGCATGAGGAGGTTGGCCAATCGTTTGGGGATTCAGGCTCCCTCTATCTATTGGTACTTCAAGAGCAAGCAGAATCTCTATCAACGTCTGGCCAACCAGATATCGAAGATCATTCTGGAGGAATTCAACTCCGAAGGGGATTGGAAAGAGCAGTTGGAGGGACTTGCAAAAACCGTTCGAAGTGTGCTCCGTCGGTATCCCTGCTCCACGCAGCTCATGATGATGACGCTGCCCCACGAACCCGACATGATCCGTTTCACCAACCGGTTGCTGCTCTGCGTAGAATCAACTCCACTAGAGCAAGAGCAGAAATTGCAAGCTGTCATCACGCTCACGAACTATGTGTTCTATTTCGTTCTGGACGATTATCAGCATCAGCGCAATATCACCGTGATGCTCGAGGAGGAGGGAGCGGTTCCAAGCGGGCAGATGAACGAACTTCTGGACTCTATGAGTGAGATGGAAGCGGGACTGTTCCGGGGAATGTACAAGAGCGGGCTATTTGAGGTGATGGGGACGGATCAGGCGTTTGATTTCGGACTGAAACTCATATTGCTGGGGATTGAGCAAGTCATTAAGGATCATGAGAATTAA
- a CDS encoding family 43 glycosylhydrolase, translating to MNNRLTNGTVWSDIHGQPIHAHGGHMLFHDHYYYWYGEDRRNEFYVSCYRSKDLFNWEFRNHILTTSTPVAPIRVRTNTKLMNGSGGKVNLERPKVLFNQETKKFVLWVHYENGTNYNDAACAIATSDYPDKHFIYHGSFNPYGYMSRDCTLFQDDDGTAYFISAARDNADLHIYRLQQDYLNVESLVGKLWQGEYREAPAVFKRNGKYYMLTSFCTGWEPNQGKASMADAMDGPWEMLRNFGDETTYHTQPSFVLKRSEQEYLYFADRWNAADYFQSSYVTLPIEFEGDKPVLNNYSALTLERDANAITFEK from the coding sequence GTGAATAATCGATTAACCAATGGTACCGTCTGGAGTGATATCCATGGTCAGCCCATTCATGCACATGGTGGACATATGTTATTCCATGATCATTATTATTACTGGTATGGGGAAGACCGCAGAAATGAGTTCTATGTCAGCTGTTATCGTTCCAAAGATTTATTCAATTGGGAGTTTCGAAACCATATCCTTACCACTTCAACTCCGGTTGCCCCGATCAGAGTAAGGACCAATACGAAATTAATGAATGGCAGCGGCGGAAAGGTGAATCTCGAACGACCAAAAGTGTTATTTAATCAGGAAACCAAAAAATTTGTTCTTTGGGTCCACTATGAGAACGGAACGAACTACAACGATGCTGCATGCGCTATTGCAACATCCGATTATCCGGATAAGCATTTTATCTATCATGGCAGTTTCAATCCATATGGCTATATGTCGCGTGACTGCACGCTCTTTCAGGATGATGACGGGACGGCCTACTTTATCTCAGCTGCCAGAGACAATGCGGATCTTCATATCTATCGTCTGCAGCAAGATTACCTTAATGTCGAAAGTCTGGTCGGAAAGTTGTGGCAGGGGGAGTACCGGGAGGCGCCGGCGGTCTTCAAGCGGAACGGGAAATATTACATGCTGACCTCTTTTTGTACAGGTTGGGAGCCAAATCAAGGGAAGGCATCGATGGCGGATGCTATGGATGGCCCATGGGAGATGCTCAGGAATTTCGGCGATGAAACGACATATCACACACAGCCGTCTTTTGTACTGAAGCGATCAGAGCAGGAATATCTCTACTTTGCGGATCGCTGGAATGCTGCGGATTATTTTCAATCCAGCTATGTGACTCTACCCATTGAATTTGAAGGCGATAAGCCAGTACTGAATAATTACTCCGCGTTAACTTTGGAAAGGGATGCAAATGCGATCACTTTTGAAAAGTAA
- a CDS encoding extracellular solute-binding protein → MKEGRNLWKMVSTVILSTILVAGCSSGESQTESAPTSVLKDGKYDPPFKITIAKQQDENAGKYINGESLNDNVLTRWGEENLGIKIETTLLGGDASQYNTKLRLALTGSEKLPDVLPVYDTMLVNDLIDSGRVKEITEDIAAYMPDRLREIYKQYPTTFNPVVRDGKVYGMAIAPNLTEGEVMLIRQDWLDRLKLKAPTTIEEFEQVIAAFTTEDPDGNGKQDTYGFTFSGKDSYNTGWVSDPVMIFSAYTGKHLPRQWVNDNGKLTYGSVAGGNREALAKLRDWYAKGYLNKELATQGAWDALSDFTEGKAGIIIGRPWLYDSVKDVEKNIEGAKINAYPTIQGVNGDKTYQSAQLNDGVFMFNKDFQNMEAFFLYYDKMYDAAFSTGEFKYGYAQGYDYDIVNDEVTFDPQKFNKPLEAIQSVGKMAFTKNTPSVDGPGKSYFDLANGVKADTGVLIQSDSKDQTTKDGYRISYENREALLPNEFNGPPTPTMQNVWEQLTTMEQETFTKIIYGNEPIEAFDTFVKQWHEKGGDQIIEEVNDWYTQTSETDVMALMKLK, encoded by the coding sequence ATGAAAGAAGGAAGAAATCTATGGAAAATGGTTAGCACGGTTATCCTGTCAACCATACTTGTGGCTGGCTGCAGCAGTGGGGAAAGCCAAACCGAATCGGCACCGACATCGGTGCTTAAGGACGGAAAATACGATCCTCCGTTCAAGATTACCATCGCGAAACAGCAGGATGAAAATGCAGGCAAATATATTAATGGAGAAAGTTTGAATGACAATGTGTTAACCCGCTGGGGAGAAGAAAATCTGGGCATCAAGATCGAAACCACCCTGCTAGGCGGGGATGCTTCCCAATATAATACCAAGCTTCGGCTGGCGTTAACCGGTTCCGAGAAGCTGCCTGACGTTCTGCCGGTGTATGACACCATGCTGGTCAATGATTTGATCGATTCGGGGCGGGTCAAGGAGATAACGGAAGATATTGCAGCCTACATGCCTGACCGGTTGAGAGAGATTTACAAACAATACCCAACGACGTTTAATCCGGTGGTCAGGGACGGCAAGGTGTACGGGATGGCGATCGCACCGAATCTGACGGAGGGTGAAGTCATGCTGATCCGCCAGGATTGGTTGGACAGATTAAAATTGAAAGCGCCAACAACGATAGAAGAGTTTGAGCAAGTCATCGCGGCATTTACCACGGAGGACCCGGATGGTAACGGCAAGCAGGACACATACGGGTTTACATTCTCGGGCAAGGATTCCTACAACACGGGCTGGGTCAGTGATCCGGTCATGATTTTCAGCGCATACACAGGTAAGCACCTTCCGCGGCAATGGGTTAACGACAATGGCAAATTAACCTATGGATCAGTAGCTGGAGGCAACAGGGAAGCCCTTGCCAAGCTTCGGGACTGGTATGCCAAAGGGTATTTGAACAAAGAACTGGCCACTCAGGGTGCATGGGACGCTCTGTCCGATTTTACCGAAGGAAAAGCAGGCATCATTATCGGCCGCCCTTGGCTCTACGACAGTGTGAAGGATGTGGAGAAAAATATAGAGGGCGCTAAAATCAATGCTTATCCGACCATTCAAGGCGTGAACGGTGATAAGACATACCAGTCCGCTCAACTGAACGATGGTGTGTTCATGTTCAACAAGGACTTTCAAAACATGGAAGCATTCTTTCTGTACTACGATAAGATGTACGATGCCGCGTTCAGTACGGGTGAGTTCAAATATGGCTACGCTCAGGGTTACGATTACGATATCGTCAATGATGAGGTGACATTCGATCCACAGAAGTTCAACAAGCCATTGGAAGCGATACAAAGTGTTGGGAAAATGGCATTCACCAAAAATACACCGAGTGTTGATGGCCCCGGCAAATCGTATTTCGATCTGGCGAACGGAGTCAAGGCCGATACGGGGGTGCTTATCCAAAGTGATTCAAAGGATCAAACAACCAAAGACGGATATCGCATTTCTTATGAAAATCGGGAGGCACTGCTTCCAAACGAGTTTAACGGTCCGCCTACACCAACAATGCAGAATGTGTGGGAGCAGTTGACTACCATGGAGCAAGAAACCTTTACCAAAATCATATACGGGAATGAGCCGATTGAAGCCTTTGATACCTTTGTGAAGCAGTGGCACGAAAAAGGTGGAGATCAAATCATTGAAGAAGTGAATGATTGGTACACCCAAACCAGCGAAACGGATGTCATGGCACTCATGAAGCTGAAATAA
- a CDS encoding discoidin domain-containing protein, with amino-acid sequence MLKGKRGMAIVIAMVLLTCHLMFSAQHVHAADSEETQIAATLFMLKNASEVSNAKIHWGPVVGANEYELYRSENNEPFILLQTLTGTTTDDYDLTVGSTYRYQVKAYGGTSLLTSAVSPEYAPYPLPDNLTTFDNTMHSTLNLPNELKVGDTYYRFNFVQKSSGGFGQMIQQTSTDDITYGNDKVVLSYTDHPDLADSKFEGINILYHAPTNKFVFWAHYENSTDYTLARVSVASATPGENFTFHKSFRPEGNESRDISIFKDDDDSAYLISTANNNSDTILYRLTSDWLDVESQVSVIYDNQHRELPKVIKKDGIYYLFSSQAAGWYPSIPMYSSASSIDGDWSELRTIGNTSTFSAQSGSVMRVKPNTGNHVVMVAYRWMFGWAGTENGTTEERLLPVWFSNGYAFYDYFDQVLYSASDDAVVPVQNGKLLSQGKPATAQTATGTNPAGYANDGNYQTEWIGTGSSWPHWWKVDLGSVQEINNVQISWWMQKGSEGFYKYKIETSTDNVNWTEALDRTHNTSYGFTSDTLSSTARYVRIRMQNAQLHNNPNNWYTPRLWEVKVFGADEQ; translated from the coding sequence ATGCTTAAAGGAAAACGAGGGATGGCTATCGTCATTGCAATGGTATTGTTGACTTGCCATCTAATGTTCTCGGCTCAACATGTTCACGCTGCGGACAGCGAGGAGACCCAGATTGCAGCTACACTGTTTATGCTTAAGAACGCATCCGAAGTATCCAATGCCAAAATACACTGGGGACCTGTTGTTGGAGCGAACGAATATGAGTTGTATAGATCCGAGAACAATGAGCCCTTTATTTTATTGCAGACCTTGACTGGAACGACCACGGATGATTATGACCTTACTGTAGGCAGCACATACAGGTACCAAGTGAAAGCATATGGCGGAACTTCCTTGTTAACCTCGGCTGTCTCGCCTGAATATGCACCTTATCCCCTTCCGGATAATCTCACAACATTTGACAACACCATGCATTCTACCTTGAATCTTCCGAATGAACTTAAAGTAGGTGACACCTACTACAGATTTAATTTTGTTCAAAAGTCCTCAGGCGGTTTTGGCCAAATGATACAACAGACGTCAACCGACGATATCACGTATGGGAATGACAAGGTGGTACTTTCCTATACAGACCATCCGGATCTGGCGGATTCCAAGTTCGAAGGGATTAATATCTTATACCATGCGCCTACGAACAAATTCGTATTTTGGGCCCATTATGAGAACAGCACCGATTATACACTTGCCAGAGTATCGGTAGCTTCAGCCACGCCTGGAGAGAACTTTACTTTTCACAAAAGCTTTCGGCCGGAAGGAAATGAGTCACGGGATATCTCCATTTTCAAAGATGACGACGATTCAGCTTATTTGATTTCAACCGCCAATAATAATTCTGATACCATTTTATACAGATTGACCTCGGATTGGCTGGATGTGGAATCCCAGGTTTCGGTAATTTATGATAATCAACATCGGGAACTGCCCAAAGTGATCAAAAAGGATGGCATTTATTATCTCTTCTCTTCCCAAGCTGCGGGTTGGTATCCGAGTATCCCTATGTATTCCTCAGCATCAAGCATCGATGGAGATTGGTCTGAATTACGAACGATAGGCAACACGTCAACCTTCTCTGCACAATCGGGTTCGGTCATGCGGGTAAAACCAAACACGGGTAACCATGTGGTTATGGTTGCGTATCGATGGATGTTCGGCTGGGCTGGCACGGAAAACGGCACAACAGAGGAGCGGCTTCTTCCCGTTTGGTTCTCGAATGGTTACGCATTTTATGATTATTTTGATCAAGTCCTGTACAGTGCGAGCGATGATGCCGTTGTCCCTGTCCAGAACGGAAAACTGCTGTCCCAAGGCAAGCCCGCAACAGCACAAACGGCTACCGGCACGAACCCGGCGGGTTATGCGAACGATGGAAACTATCAAACGGAATGGATCGGTACAGGCAGCTCCTGGCCACATTGGTGGAAGGTAGACCTCGGTTCCGTTCAAGAAATCAATAACGTGCAAATCTCCTGGTGGATGCAAAAAGGTTCTGAAGGGTTTTACAAATATAAAATTGAGACAAGTACGGACAATGTAAATTGGACGGAAGCATTGGATCGTACCCATAATACCTCATACGGTTTCACTTCGGATACGTTATCAAGTACGGCCAGGTATGTAAGAATCCGTATGCAGAACGCTCAGCTCCATAACAACCCGAACAACTGGTATACACCAAGGCTGTGGGAAGTTAAGGTATTTGGAGCAGATGAACAATAA
- a CDS encoding winged helix-turn-helix transcriptional regulator, producing the protein MTDSLRQDIRDRLAQKDYHCEKEYTLSILSGKWKVVILWHLGVEGPHRFSDLQKLFPKISHKMLTSQLRELAEDGIVHREVYPDVPPKVEYSMTEVGMSILPIVEMMYAWGLNRLSQLKEEIE; encoded by the coding sequence ATGACAGATTCGCTGAGACAAGATATCAGAGATCGATTAGCCCAAAAAGATTACCATTGCGAGAAAGAGTATACGTTATCGATCCTTAGCGGCAAATGGAAGGTGGTCATCCTATGGCATTTGGGAGTGGAAGGACCACATCGGTTTAGCGATTTACAGAAGCTCTTTCCTAAAATTTCACATAAGATGTTGACAAGCCAGCTGCGTGAGTTAGCTGAGGATGGCATTGTTCATAGAGAAGTCTATCCGGATGTTCCTCCCAAGGTTGAATACTCGATGACAGAAGTAGGGATGAGCATATTGCCCATTGTAGAAATGATGTATGCTTGGGGATTGAATCGATTAAGTCAACTTAAAGAAGAAATAGAGTAA
- a CDS encoding 3-ketoacyl-ACP reductase, whose amino-acid sequence MQSIAGKVALITGAGRGIGRAIAIAFAQEGIHVGLVGRTLENLQQVKEELQPYNVNVSIAAADVADLDSITAAVESVRRELGAIDILINNAGIGKFGGFMELTPEEWTNIIDVNVKGVYYTTRAVLPEMMERNAGDIINISSTAGQKGAPLTSAYTASKAAVNGLTESLMLEVRKKNIRVTALTPSTVATDMAVELKLTDGNPDKVMQPEDLADLIVAQLKLHPRVLLKHAGLWSTNP is encoded by the coding sequence ATGCAGTCCATTGCAGGAAAAGTAGCATTAATTACAGGAGCGGGTCGAGGGATTGGTCGCGCGATTGCAATTGCATTTGCACAAGAGGGCATTCACGTAGGTCTTGTAGGCCGTACGCTTGAAAATTTGCAACAGGTCAAGGAAGAACTTCAACCGTACAATGTGAATGTATCCATTGCTGCAGCGGATGTGGCCGATCTGGATTCCATCACTGCAGCAGTAGAGTCTGTTCGAAGAGAGCTCGGAGCGATCGATATTCTGATCAACAATGCCGGTATCGGCAAATTCGGCGGATTCATGGAGTTAACACCGGAAGAATGGACGAATATTATAGATGTCAACGTCAAAGGGGTATACTACACGACCCGTGCGGTTTTGCCAGAGATGATGGAGCGCAATGCTGGCGATATCATTAACATTTCGTCTACGGCAGGACAAAAAGGTGCGCCGCTTACGAGCGCATATACTGCATCCAAAGCGGCTGTTAATGGACTCACTGAATCCTTGATGCTTGAAGTACGCAAGAAAAACATTCGTGTTACTGCTCTGACTCCTAGCACAGTGGCTACGGATATGGCGGTCGAGCTCAAGTTGACAGACGGCAATCCCGATAAGGTGATGCAGCCTGAAGATCTGGCTGACCTGATTGTGGCACAACTGAAGCTGCACCCACGAGTACTGTTGAAGCACGCGGGTCTATGGTCAACCAATCCGTAA
- a CDS encoding DinB family protein — translation MLERPATEEYAAYYEGYIKLVPEGNIIERLEQQSNIVQSLLSSLTEEQANYRYAEGKWSVKEVIGHLTDNERIMSSRLLRIARGDQANHPGYDQDVLMQSHPFDAYTVADLKEEYAVARRSTLLLLRHITPEAWLRKGIVSDNPASARSIAYVMVGHELHHLSILRDRYAVDVKL, via the coding sequence ATGCTTGAAAGACCAGCGACAGAGGAGTATGCAGCTTATTACGAAGGATACATAAAACTTGTTCCCGAAGGGAATATCATCGAACGGTTGGAGCAGCAGTCCAATATCGTACAATCTCTTCTGTCTTCATTGACAGAGGAGCAAGCCAATTACCGTTATGCCGAAGGCAAGTGGAGCGTGAAAGAGGTCATCGGTCACCTGACGGATAACGAACGCATCATGAGCAGCCGGCTGCTTCGCATCGCCAGAGGCGACCAAGCGAATCATCCAGGCTACGATCAGGACGTCCTTATGCAAAGTCACCCATTCGATGCGTACACCGTGGCCGATCTGAAGGAAGAATATGCGGTCGCACGCCGCTCAACCCTTCTCTTGCTCCGTCACATCACGCCGGAAGCTTGGCTCCGTAAAGGAATTGTTAGTGATAACCCAGCTTCGGCTCGATCCATCGCTTATGTTATGGTTGGACATGAACTGCACCATCTGTCGATCCTTCGCGATCGGTATGCGGTAGATGTGAAATTATAA
- a CDS encoding glycosyl hydrolase — translation MKNQLTKASALMLAFILLFVWMNTPVHADPPLFTTESENAQLTSDLQVVTEIYGQPKPGFSGSGFVWMQNSGTITFTVTVPETGMYAISTQYMQELSPDGRLQYLTVNGVTKGSYMLPYTTTWANYDFGFHKLNQGTNTIEVKAGWGFAYFDTFTVDHADLDPLDVQPILTDPQATPETQLLMNYLTEVYGSHIISGQQEIYGGGNNGDTELEFEWIHDLSGKYPAIRGFDFMNYNPLYGWEDGTTHRMIDWVNNRGGIATAAWHINVPRKFDTYQLGEFVDWKEATYKPTETNFNTANAVIPGTKEYEYVMLTIADLAEQLQILEDHDVPVIFRPYHEAEGNGGLNGEGAWFWWASAGADVYKQLWDLLYTELTETYDLHNLIWTYNSYVYSTSPAWYPGDDQVDLVGYDKYNTIYNRYDGLSGVPNEDAITSIFYQLVDLTGGQKMVAMTENDTVPSVQNLMEEKSGWLYFCPWYGEHLMSPAFNNPATLKTLYQSDYVITLDELPNLKVGTGTPSVSITPANDE, via the coding sequence ATGAAAAATCAGCTCACAAAGGCAAGCGCACTGATGTTGGCATTTATCCTCTTGTTTGTATGGATGAACACGCCTGTTCATGCAGATCCTCCACTATTCACCACGGAAAGCGAAAACGCTCAGCTGACGTCCGATCTGCAAGTCGTTACTGAAATTTATGGACAACCCAAACCTGGCTTCTCCGGAAGCGGATTTGTCTGGATGCAGAATTCCGGCACGATCACCTTTACCGTGACTGTTCCGGAAACCGGTATGTATGCCATCTCCACTCAGTACATGCAAGAATTGAGTCCTGATGGCAGGCTGCAATATTTAACGGTGAATGGCGTTACTAAAGGCTCATATATGCTGCCCTATACGACAACATGGGCGAATTATGATTTTGGATTCCATAAGCTGAATCAGGGGACCAACACCATTGAAGTGAAAGCAGGCTGGGGCTTCGCTTATTTTGACACCTTCACTGTGGATCATGCCGATCTCGATCCTCTCGATGTGCAGCCTATCCTCACCGATCCTCAAGCTACACCGGAAACCCAGCTTCTAATGAATTATTTGACAGAAGTTTACGGCAGCCACATCATTTCCGGACAGCAGGAGATTTACGGAGGCGGAAATAACGGAGATACCGAATTGGAGTTTGAATGGATCCATGATCTGTCCGGTAAATATCCCGCCATTCGCGGCTTCGATTTCATGAACTATAATCCTCTGTATGGCTGGGAGGACGGAACAACCCATCGCATGATCGATTGGGTTAACAACCGTGGAGGGATTGCTACAGCTGCGTGGCATATCAATGTTCCTCGCAAATTCGACACCTACCAGCTTGGAGAATTTGTCGATTGGAAAGAAGCAACCTATAAACCGACCGAAACCAATTTTAATACGGCGAATGCGGTCATTCCCGGGACGAAAGAATATGAATATGTGATGCTGACCATTGCGGATTTGGCGGAGCAGCTGCAAATTTTAGAGGATCATGACGTGCCAGTTATTTTCCGGCCCTACCATGAGGCTGAGGGTAATGGCGGGTTGAATGGTGAAGGCGCTTGGTTCTGGTGGGCTTCCGCTGGCGCAGATGTATATAAGCAGCTGTGGGACCTTTTATATACCGAGCTTACGGAGACATATGACCTGCACAACTTGATCTGGACCTACAACAGCTATGTGTACAGCACATCTCCTGCATGGTATCCTGGCGACGATCAGGTGGATCTTGTCGGTTATGACAAATACAATACGATTTACAATCGCTATGACGGTTTGTCCGGCGTTCCGAATGAAGATGCAATTACATCCATTTTCTATCAGCTTGTTGATTTGACAGGCGGCCAAAAGATGGTGGCCATGACGGAGAATGATACGGTCCCAAGCGTACAGAATCTGATGGAGGAAAAATCAGGATGGCTCTACTTCTGCCCTTGGTATGGCGAACATCTTATGAGTCCTGCATTCAACAATCCGGCCACTCTAAAAACACTCTATCAAAGTGATTATGTCATTACGCTCGATGAGCTGCCGAATTTGAAGGTGGGTACCGGAACTCCAAGCGTCTCCATTACTCCTGCAAACGATGAATGA